CATCAAAATTTGTCCTTGTCAGAGTCACTCAGATTCTTAAActtatccatttttcctgcttccaacacatcaacttcaagaactgactgcttacttgctgcctaataaatCCCACCACTTAACAGGTGCCagtgtaatgagataatcagcgttgttcacttcaccttccaacagttttaatgttatggctgattttaAATCCATGAGTCTCAAAAAGACGTCCTGGGACACCTACATTTCTGTGAGGGTTCTTTTCCCACCACGACAAAGCTTTTACGAGTTTTTATGAGTTTTTTGTAGTTTTTAGCTGGCTTGACTGTTATTTGGAGTGAATGTGGTTTATTTAAGTAACATCAATTTCAACATATGGCTTGAACGTCTGAGCTCAATGGCTTTGTATCATAATAACTGGATTacattcataaaataaatcgGTACTGATGGAGGTCCAGGAATTTATTTGAAAGTTTAAAGAGTCACTGAAGGCTCCGGTTTAAGTGACAGCATTCAATGAATGGCTGGAAGCATTCACAAAAGAATGGTGTCTGGCTCAGTTGTGTGAAACGTACACCAGTTCTGCACTGAAATAACTGATATGCAGTTTTTAAAGACTCTGTGTGATTTTCTAGCTGGTGCACTGACTTTCCAGCTCATTTCCAATGAATCCCAGTTGTGTGTATCCTAGCATGCTCATATATCAGCGATGTCGTAGCTCATTGTGCCCTCTCGCTCTCAGGCTGACTTGAAACAGTGTTTCATTGGGAGCCAGGCTTGCATTGTGTGAAATGCGACACTTAATGctcgcctcctcctcctctcttgtTTTCTTTGTATCCCAATAAAACCTACCTCTTAGTTCCTCATTCACCTCCGGATGAGTGTGAATTTTCGAACTGCGCAAAGTGGCTAAAAAATGCAGTGAAGTTATGTAGTTGTTGGTCAGGTAGAAATTTTTAATCTCTATTGTGTGCTTTTTTTCCGGTTTAGTTGGAAAACAGTTGAACTACACCAAGCCTCAGCTCAGATTTTGGTTTCATGTTGTTTATGAGTCAGAAGAGTGCCTCTGTGTCTTTAGCACACTAAAGCCAGCGGCAGTGGAGAAAAACTGGTTTACCCAGAATGGATGCTGGTTTGGACTGGAATTGAGCCTTTGGGGGATTCATTGCACAAAAGTCTTGTGGTGCAACAGGAGAATCCGAAAAGCTTTCAAACTATCTAGTGCATTAGTCTTCATATGAACCCCCCAAAAAATCAGCAATTTGGAAAGCAAGCTTTGTCGCAAATGGCTGAGAAAGAATGTGAACGGTTTAAAGGATTTAAATCATCCACAACATGACAAGAATTCTTCAGGGTTCACAGCAGTGCCATAATAAACTCAGAGCTTGGAGCAGAAGGGGTGTGTAAAGTTTCTCCACAATGTTCCACTTCTTGTTTTTGGCCCTGAATCTGCAtgatgagagaaaaacaaaatagagAAGAGGATCATCTCTTTCTTCATTTAAATTTGAATAGCAACGTTGAAGCATGCATTAAAGCTGTAACGGATCGTTGTTTTAGATTCGAATAACACATCCTTTAGCCTGGATTATTTGCACAGGTGCACTTGTGCTGCTTATTAAATCATGCCTCATAcatgatgaaataaaatacacagcAACCCTTCAATTAGGTCATGGCTGTATAAAACTCTTCTCTTTGTTCTTGGGAGTAAAGGACCTTTGAAATGTCTTGTAAACCATCTCGCGATCTGGCAAAGATCAGATCACATGCTTACACTCTTACAAAACGTTCAGCGCATAAGGGTTCTCTAGTTTTCTTTTGAGGGGAATCCTTAAAGGTTCTTTGAAGACCTTCGATGGCATCCAGTGGAACCTTTTTGTAGTTATCTAATTTGCACCTTAATTTGTAATCAAGTAATAAATGTCTGTGCACTCTGAGCCAAATGGGTTTTTCAAGGATGCTTTATTGGATAAGTTTTTCATTTGCTTCTCTGGAAAAATCCACGCAACACATTAACATGTCAGGCATTGTGTTGGCACGTTGCACGAGTTCTCAAAGCTCTGCACACGTACATACATGtttgcgcatgtgtgtgtggtgagaaggTTGATTTAGTGAGCAGGTGGGATTAGAGCAATTTTACTCCACCCTACCCTCAGGGTTAACCCTCCTCCTGTTTAAGTGAATATCTCTCATGAGATACACACAGTTTCTGGGGGTGAGGGATGCCACGTTATGTGTACAAGAGTCAAAAAGAGAGCTGCAGGGTGTCAGAGTCGCTGTACGATGCCAACGCAAATGGACTTAATAAGCCAGAAAGAAATGGTCTGCACATcaagcacacaaaaaaaaactggatgAGAAAAAATATACATGCTATAAATAAGTAGATGTATGTACTTATAAGTTAGCATTGCCTCTCTGACTTTTAGCAGTATTTAGTGTCGTCACAGGTGTGATTTCCCATGGTCTAGCACACAGCATGCCTTAACAGAACCCCATTATATCACAATCATTATATCTTGCCTATACTCCATGAAGCTTGCTCACGCCACTCTAGTTTCTCACTAACGTAAAGGCTTTGCATTTAATCATGgcattcacacaaaaaaaatgagatacACCTTTCATGACATCAAGTACTGACATGACTTAATGCTgctggtttttttttggttctacATTTGCTTCCTTCCAGGGCAACGCCCACAAAGATATTATATAACCATAAGGCATGTCATAACAACCCACATTCAGGCACCTTGTGAGAAGTTCACAAGAAACGTGtttatcaatgtgtgtgttcagaatgtTGATTCAGGGTCAGTTTTTACTCTGCCAATCATCAGGGGTAATTAAAGGCCAGAGGAATCTGATCCAGGTTGAAAGCAATTAAACAACAAACTGCACCATAAAATGACCTGCAGGGGAAGTGTTTCTGAAGATATAAATATCTTGATGATCACCCCCCCAGTATGAACTTCCTTAACAGTTAACTCATGCTTATCTAATGCAGACTTCCCAtctatctttttctcttcattgcAGGAGGACAATGAGATCCCCACCACCGTCTTAGCTAAGGGATCCACAGCAGACATCGCCTTAGCCTCTGTTCAGGATGAGAGCATTGCCTCTGCTCGTGCTTCAATGATCGATCCCAATCACTCCCATGAGGAAGGATTGCAAACCATCAGCCTTTCCTCTGATGAAGAGGAGGGAGCTGCAAGCCCCCCACTGGAGGGGGGTACACTGCCCAGAGAGttggatgaggatgagttcccaGGAGTGGGAAGTGATCGTCTGGAATGGTCTCGCACTGACAAGTTTAAGCGATCCAGTCTGAAGAAGGTGGACAGCCTAAAGAAGGCCTTCTCACGCAGCAGCATTGAGAAGAAGTTCAACAAGATCGTGCCCCCGGAACGGCGTGAAAAGATCATGAAGAGCTTCTCTCCTGGCCATCCCAAAAGCCCAACCAGCAAGAGCTCGTCGTTCCGCGTCACTCCCATGACTTTCAACGTCAAGAAGGTGCGAGATGGAGAAGGTGAGGCCATTCAGGATGGGGGTGAAAACGCCACAGTGGAGGTGCCACCCATGGGGGGACCAGATGGTCAGCTACCCCTGGCAGAGGTCCATAACGAGCAGGAAAATATTAATGGGAAAGAGCACAGTCCATCCACCACGGGCAGCGCAGATGGTGTCGCCTCTATCACAGAAGACGCAGAGCTCGATAACAGTCCATCAGACAAGGTGGCAGAAGAAGAGGTTTTACAGGAGCCCAGTGAGGCTAATAATGGGGCTGAGGAGAATGCTCATGAGAATGGTGATCATCATGTtggagatgaagaggaggacAAGTCCATGTCTGCACCTGAATCTCCTCCGTCAGCTGCAGTAGCTATCCAGCAAGCCTCTTAGATTTACTAGCATTCCATCGATTGCGGAGATCTTGGCACGGGAGAAACCCATCTGTTCAGAGTCAGCTGTCTTATGTAAGAGCTTGTCTGATAGAAAACAGGGCAAATGTGTAAAAAGACGTTCCCCCCTCTCAAACTGGGCTCTACATGGTAATGGGTGAAAACTATTAAACAAACTGTCCACACGTGATATGTTCTAGCTTCTCTATAGCTCTTCTTGTATATAGTCTTAAACCTTTGTTGCATGCAATCCTATCCTTCAGCTATTATTCTtcctaatatactgtactacaatAGATAATCAGATCAAGTGTGATTCATAGAGTAATTGAGAGATTAAAGAAATATAGATTAAGAAATGCccttttaaaagaaattataaataaataaataaataaataaataaataaataaataaataataataataataataataataataagtgagatCAGATGCCTATGCTGTATATTGTCTGACTTCCCCAATCATTGTTTACTGGTTTCAaagcaaaatatattttcagcataactgataaaaaaaaatgaaaatgtcttttaataaagtgtttatctgAGATTGTGGAGTAAGTAGCACATGTTTGTTTaccaaaaatgaataaacacagaTTATACATATGAaaatcaacacacaaacaatttgCTTGGTTCTGTTAATTAGGTGATATTTTTCAGAAAagcaagctaaaaaaaaaataacataagaTGGGAATTGGttttaaaaactgaaaataataTTGAATTGGATTCCAGGATATGTTTCATGAAACAGCAAGGCAGTTCATTTGAGTGTCTTTGTGTTATTTCAGTAGTCACAATAATGACTCCTGTATTCAAAAACATCATTTATAAGCATCACATAGACACGTGTCTGCCTTAATAGACACATAGCAGATAATTGGCATAAAATTAAGGCGAGTGAGTGAAGAGCAATAAGATAAACAGCAAGAATCATAATCCAAGTGTATCTTTGTGAAATTTTACAGTAACACAGCTGtgattcattattttaaaaaatctgaaaggTATCCATTCTTTATCTAatgattcattaaaataatactGGTAGAAACAGagcccttgtgtgtgtgtgtgtgtaaatacgtGATGTTGAGTGTATTCAGGTGAGTGTAAATACGCAATTAAAGAAATGAGTCACTAATATTACCTTTATATCTGATTAATAAACACCGGTCAGTTTAAGGCTGTGACCGGTCAGTTTAAGGCTGTTACTCCTTCATTCACATATATCTTTATCCTGGTGGAGGTCAGTtcacgctcacatacacacacattcacactcactatcCTCCAGCAGGTTTTTGAAAGTTTTGAGGAAATCCTAGAACATAGAGGAATCCCATTAGCTTACTCATTAGCTTTGTAACTAAAATTTtgaaaatatgaagaaaaacatgacaaaaatatGAAAAGACATTTTCTGATGTACAAACAGAGAAGAAAGATACAAAGCAGGGATGCTTCATGACTGAACCTGGGCACACagacgaaaaaaaaaagcacattccTGACTCTGATAGATTGCTCGCTCTTCTACACTTTCCATGGCGTGAAGATGTGAGAGGTGGGCTCTGTCTATCTGAAGCGATTGATGGCATATTTTCCACCTGGAGGCCAGGGTATGCAGGACCCTCATGCTCTACAGGTGTTCTGCCTCTAAGCTCTCTCAGCTGTTTGGCTTCGCAAGGGTACGCTCAGATTCATCACTGTTCACATCAGTAACACTGGTCTGAAGGTTTGCATTCTGACTGTAGTAAATTATATACAGTAGAACGATTTATACACTAAGAATTAGATGCAACTCCATTCTACACATGAATAAACTAgatggattgatagatagacagacaaacagatagatagatagatagatagatagatagatagatagatagatagatagatagatagatagatagatagatagacaaacagatagatagatagatagatagatagatagatagatagatagatagatagatagacaaacagatagatagatagatagatagatagatagatagatagatagatagatagatagatagatagatagatagatagatagatagatagatagatagataactgCAAAACAGTAACTCCACTGATGTGTTTGGAGATATGGCACcaacacagtgtgtgttcttTCCAGAGccagttctacacacacacacacacacacacctcatctttAACAGCAACTACATGTGAGGTGGGCTTAGACGCTTTCTGTAGTCGTtagtgtgactttttttttttttttaatgttcataGTGGACACTGACAGAAAACGTATTTTGAAATTAGTCAAAATTCAGACTTGCTATTAAGCCAAAAAATGAGGACCTGCCTTGtttgtaaacaaataaatgaagcatttatgtcattttttaaCTCATTTATAATTTAAGCTCCTTCACTACATCTAGAGCACATGTCCACTAGGAGTCACTCGCATCAAACAAAACTATACAGTCAGTTACTTTAAGCTTTATTTCAATAACCTTCTCCTGATCATGCATGTCAATGTCATATAAATCCTGCAGGACTATATCTACTAaaatctgtttatctgtttcgCATCAAGTCTTAACTCTCCATAACGTGTTTATATTAAACCCGTTGTATTAGCAGTCTAACGTGGAGAGTTTTATCACTttgaatttttcttttattgttttgaaTTTTAGCTTTATTTAGGGTGAAGGAACTAATTTGCAAGTTTTGTTGTGAGTGAATGCTAGCAAAGAGTTTAGCTAATGTTACTCGCTAACCGAAATCTGCGActgattttatataaataaacagaagaagaagaatattcaTTGAATCACTGCAAAAGagcaaaataaatagaataaaaataaagctactataaacaaaatataagattattaggCTTATTAGAAAAATAGAACAAGAAAATTTTAagcttaaaaatatttaaatatgccAAGAAGTATGTTTAATAACCTTATATTTGGTGtcttgtcattttttaatagaaatactATATCATTATTACCTGGTCTTGGTCGAGGACTACTATAAAATGTGTCTTATAAAACAATCACCAGTTGATTACATGTCCTTAGTttgatctacactatattgccaaaagttttgggacacacctccaaatccttgaattcaggcattgtttttcaggggttgggctcggccccttagttccagtgaaaggaactcttaatgcttcagcttcataccaagacattttggacaatttcatgctcccaactttgtgggaacagtttggggatgaccccttcctgttccaacatgactgcacaccagtgcacaaagcaaggtccataaagacatggatgagtgagtttggtgtggaggaacttgactggcctgcacagagtcctgacctcaacctgatggaacacctttgggatgaattagagcggagactgagagccagggcttctcttccaacatcagtgcctgacctcacacatacgcttctagaggaatggtcaaaaattcccataaacacactcctaaaccttgtggaaagccttcccagaagagttgaagctgttatagctgcaaaagggcggggcaactccatattccattcatgtgcatgtaaaggcagacatcgcagttttggaatggctcatggtctctgctctaattcaccacagcatgaaattgtccaaaatgtcttggtatgaagctgaagcattaagagttcctttcactggaactaagaggccgagcccaacccctgaaaaacaacacctgaattcaatgatttggagcggtgtcccaaaacttttggcaatatgttGTACATCAAACTTAGGAcaacatgtaaataaaattgaGTGTGAGCTTGTGAATATGGCTTAATGCTTGGTTAATGTGGAGTGTGGAGGACACGGACACAGACACGGTGTATGCTGAGATGGAGTATAAACCTGTCAAAGGTGAAACTGAAAAATGTGCCTCGTTACTTCTGCATGAAGTTTAAACCATCAGATGTTCCTGATAACCTACATTTCTCTGCATTACAACATCACATGGATAATGAGACATGAGAAAAATGACGGCTTGGTCACGCTGTCATGAGACATCGTGCAAATTATTCATAATGAACCGACTCTAATTTGTGtgaaaaagtgtaaaataaaaaaaggtcatTAGGTTATATTCTTATAACACTAAATTTCTCTAAGCCACTGAAAGAATGCACTGATGTGTGAATTTGCTCAGAATGTATTGGTCAAATATGGACCTTATCCCAGGTCCAGGTATTAAGCATGGTGAATCTGGTAAGCAAGTGAAAAAGTTTTGCATCCCCCAAGGAAAGTGTCTGGGTGtttaacaataatataaataaagagaCAGGAGTTACTGCCTGGATCAAGCTGTCATGAGTCATGATGTTTACTATTTCTAATAAATGGGCTCCAACTTGTTTAAGGAAAGAAAGTTTTTACAATTTATTCTTGTAACTAATCCTGTTCACAAACAACTGAAGGACTTctaattcagatttttttttatccagatACACTACACCAAAGtattcttttttattcctttttataataatacacaaaaggtgaataatctttttttttttttttaaaaagttagttGTTTTTGAAAAGGaccaaaacaaatcattttatgAACAGGGGCTTCAGTTTTCCAACTAGATAGATTCAGGGTCGGTTCTATAAATCTACCAGGCCCAGGTCTAATACTAACTGCTGCTAGTAGgaatttaatttcaattcaatttatttgtctaGCACTTgcatggacattgtctcaaagcatctttacagaattacagaaacagagaagaggaaaaaaattataaattttaagttaagtaactattttgtccctaatgagcaagcctgaggcgacggtggcaaggaaaaactccctcagatgatttgaggaagaaaccttgacggggaaccaggctcagaagggaacctcatcctcatttgggtgacactggacagtgaaTAATGTAAACGTAactaatgtcctttctacaacttgTATACAAATTTAACATTTGTATACAAACTTACCGAGTATTTTGAAAGTGATCAGAGTTCAGACCTGCTATAAGCTAGGAGATAAGccaaaaaaatgaacacataAATGTatcatttatgtaaaataattcaGATCAGCTCCTTCACCACATCTAGAGCACATGTCCACTAGGAGTCATCTCGGATCACACAAAACTATACAAGATATAATTTGATCGCCCTCTGCTGGTCACTTTATTTATGACGTTGCTACAACAGCGTCAATTCTTGTTTATAtcgaaatgtaaatataaaaacctGCAAAAATCCGTTTATCTGTTTCACAACGAGTCGTAACTCTCCATAGTGTTTTATATTAACACTCCAACGAGGAGAGTTTATGAACTTGAATTTATTAGCATAATACTAAAACTGACTTACATCgtgtaaatgttattattattattattattattattcttaaagaaataaaatgctaaCAGGAATTTGCTGTAATCTGACTATAAAACGGGCACCTGTGCCCCGCGCATTTCAGCGTCACggtggccgagaggttaaggcgttggactcgAAATCCAATGGGGTTTCCCCGCACAGGTTCGAATCCTGTTCGTGACGAGCtcacattttccattttcttcaAACACTATTACGTCAATAATTATTTCTAGAATACGAGATAACGAAGTATTACCTGCACCCGCACtctaaaatgacattttatctATCATTCCTGTAAATAGTAGGCACATAATATAACAACTACCTAACCGGATCTGTCATCCCAGCCCAGATCTCCAAATTTTCTGCAGCCCTTTTCAGATGAAATGCTTTATTTTCACGAAGATTTATTGTAACGTAATCAAGTCTTATACAACTGTTATACAAAGCGCacagttatattatatttatttattagccttTATGATATCTGAATTGTCCACCACACAAACCAAACCAATTGTGTTAAAACCGTTTTAAACAACTTTTTCCACGTTTTTATAATCATAGCTTTAGACTCAAGATTTACTGTCGTGTGCGCATCAAAGCCGGAAgttacactgtacagtaaattTGTTACTCTACATTCCTTCCGATAAAACATAGATACTGATTTTGTCATAAAATGGGTGGAAATTGCACTGTTATG
This DNA window, taken from Hemibagrus wyckioides isolate EC202008001 linkage group LG06, SWU_Hwy_1.0, whole genome shotgun sequence, encodes the following:
- the cavin2a gene encoding caveolae-associated protein 2a; translated protein: MGEDAARADQSSSTLPAPTISDSSTAPVVDAQDIFIPSSAPTSPTHTLTRSKSPTSSTSAGNQVSAITVVALLDQLVVMIEAVQENQRRMEKRQSDLEGTVKSVQADLTRLSKGHMVTSGGVNKLLERSRKTGIYVKEVRERLDRQSGQVKRLEANHAHLLKRNHFKVLIFQEDNEIPTTVLAKGSTADIALASVQDESIASARASMIDPNHSHEEGLQTISLSSDEEEGAASPPLEGGTLPRELDEDEFPGVGSDRLEWSRTDKFKRSSLKKVDSLKKAFSRSSIEKKFNKIVPPERREKIMKSFSPGHPKSPTSKSSSFRVTPMTFNVKKVRDGEGEAIQDGGENATVEVPPMGGPDGQLPLAEVHNEQENINGKEHSPSTTGSADGVASITEDAELDNSPSDKVAEEEVLQEPSEANNGAEENAHENGDHHVGDEEEDKSMSAPESPPSAAVAIQQAS